In Amycolatopsis coloradensis, one genomic interval encodes:
- a CDS encoding GntR family transcriptional regulator: MVTFHLDKGSGVATYVQLVQQVKNALRLGLLESGDRLPTAKEVVAELAINPNTVLKAYRELEREGLVEGKPGLGTFVKKTLGGASFAEHTRLRKSLAAWVRDARESGLDQEDVEALFTSVVVDGFRGERTA, translated from the coding sequence GTGGTCACCTTCCACCTGGACAAGGGCTCGGGCGTCGCGACGTACGTTCAGCTCGTCCAGCAGGTCAAGAACGCCCTCCGCCTGGGCTTGCTGGAGTCGGGGGACCGGCTGCCGACGGCGAAGGAAGTGGTCGCCGAGCTGGCGATCAATCCCAACACCGTCCTCAAGGCCTATCGCGAGCTGGAACGCGAAGGGCTCGTCGAGGGAAAGCCGGGCCTCGGCACCTTCGTCAAGAAGACGCTCGGAGGCGCTTCGTTCGCGGAGCACACCCGCTTGCGGAAGAGCCTCGCAGCGTGGGTCCGCGACGCACGCGAATCGGGGCTGGATCAGGAAGACGTCGAGGCGCTGTTCACCTCGGTGGTGGTCGATGGCTTTCGAGGGGAGCGGACGGCATGA
- a CDS encoding MgtC/SapB family protein yields MNTFEMLLRVGTGVGLGAVIGIERQYRARMAGLRTNALVAVGATLFVLLSAHGFGGLNTSGDADPTRVAAQIVSGIGFLGAGVILRDGLNVRGLNTAATLWCSAAVGSLAGAGLYVVALAGTVVIVGVNVLLRPLGRVVDRRPEHREDDLVSGRDGSIEG; encoded by the coding sequence ATGAACACCTTCGAAATGCTGCTCAGGGTCGGCACCGGCGTCGGCCTCGGCGCCGTCATCGGCATCGAGCGCCAGTACCGCGCCCGGATGGCCGGACTCCGCACCAACGCCCTCGTCGCCGTCGGCGCGACGCTCTTCGTTCTGTTGTCCGCCCACGGTTTCGGCGGGCTGAACACCAGCGGCGACGCCGACCCGACGCGCGTCGCGGCCCAGATCGTCTCTGGTATCGGTTTCCTCGGCGCCGGGGTGATCCTGCGGGACGGGCTGAACGTGCGCGGGCTCAACACGGCGGCCACGCTGTGGTGCTCGGCGGCCGTCGGATCCCTTGCGGGAGCGGGACTTTACGTCGTCGCGCTCGCCGGGACCGTGGTGATCGTCGGGGTCAACGTGCTGTTGCGCCCGCTCGGCCGCGTCGTCGACCGCCGCCCGGAGCACCGGGAAGACGACCTCGTGAGTGGTAGGGACGGTTCTATTGAGGGGTAA
- a CDS encoding LysR family transcriptional regulator, whose amino-acid sequence MADQLDLNLLRVFDALLREGSVTAAAERLHLSIPAASRALGRLRRAMGDPILVRAGRGMVPTPFALRTAPRVRSLLDEASALISADRELAIGDLERTFTIRINDGVAATLVTAAAEATAAVAPGVVLRFVAEGSESTEALRDGSVDLDIGAGDIAAPDIRSTLLYRERVVAIVRADGPLGGVRRPTLRQLCRYPHVSASRRGRGRGPLDDVLEAAGLQRRVAAVVPTSAVAAFLVASSDYIGLAPQRLAEQYGRSLGIRWFPVPAELPPIEVCQLWHARLDADPAQRWLRDTIHAALGSSGGTVPKVDQHRSSTEAR is encoded by the coding sequence ATGGCCGATCAGCTGGACCTCAACCTCTTGCGCGTGTTCGACGCGTTGCTGCGAGAGGGCAGCGTGACGGCGGCGGCCGAACGGCTGCACCTGTCGATCCCCGCGGCCAGCCGGGCGCTGGGCCGGTTGCGGCGGGCGATGGGCGACCCGATCCTGGTGCGCGCCGGCCGCGGGATGGTGCCGACGCCGTTCGCGCTCCGGACGGCCCCGCGGGTGCGGTCCCTGCTCGACGAGGCGTCGGCCCTGATCAGCGCCGACCGCGAGCTGGCGATCGGCGACCTCGAACGGACCTTCACCATCCGCATCAACGACGGTGTCGCCGCCACACTGGTGACAGCCGCCGCCGAGGCGACCGCCGCGGTCGCGCCTGGCGTCGTCCTGCGTTTCGTCGCCGAAGGCAGCGAAAGCACCGAGGCCCTGCGGGACGGTTCGGTGGACCTGGACATCGGCGCGGGCGACATCGCCGCGCCCGACATCCGTTCGACGCTGCTGTACCGCGAACGAGTGGTCGCGATCGTCAGGGCGGACGGCCCGCTCGGCGGCGTGCGCCGCCCGACGTTGAGACAGCTTTGCCGGTATCCGCACGTTTCCGCCTCACGGCGCGGGCGAGGCAGGGGACCGCTCGACGACGTGCTCGAGGCGGCCGGTCTCCAGCGCCGGGTCGCGGCGGTCGTCCCCACCTCCGCCGTCGCCGCGTTCCTGGTCGCGTCGAGCGACTACATCGGGCTAGCGCCCCAGCGGCTCGCCGAGCAGTACGGCCGGTCGCTCGGAATCCGCTGGTTCCCGGTCCCCGCGGAACTTCCGCCCATCGAGGTCTGCCAGCTCTGGCACGCGCGACTCGACGCCGACCCCGCCCAGCGCTGGCTGCGTGACACGATCCACGCCGCGCTCGGCTCGTCCGGTGGTACAGTCCCGAAGGTTGATCAACACCGATCGAGTACGGAAGCGAGGTGA
- a CDS encoding MFS transporter — MCACVVLVVGMVAAINLAVPMLAASELHPSASALIWIVDTYVIFFACLVIPGGAAGDRFGRKGVLLAGLALFALGALLSALAPTVPFLLAGRAITGIGAAAVLPNTLAVLLHAVPAERKGVTIATWASMTGIGGVLGNVGGGAVLTGGSWRWLFAAAVPLSLVLLALAARIAPVSPRHDRPLSPLGAVLLVGASVALLLGIVEGPEAGWGSPIVLSGFAGAVALFALWTFVELKAEHPLLDPRLFRVPALRSACLGMTAIFFGMFALFYVNASFLQYGKGFSVLLTGLGIIPLTVPVILGARHVGKLVRRAGVDATVAIAFVFCGCGLVGLSTSDSSTPYPVYAAWLVVTGIGVTLALPTLSAAISGSLPPAQAGVGAGLQATTREFGSALGVAVIGTILTGRFVAALPSDVRADRDPHTVAQALATVPGRSPEVISAFVTGASTALRVIGVSVLVLGALVVLQSRLSRNPQ; from the coding sequence ATGTGCGCCTGTGTCGTGCTCGTGGTCGGGATGGTCGCCGCGATCAACCTCGCCGTCCCGATGCTGGCCGCGAGCGAGCTTCACCCGTCCGCGTCGGCACTGATCTGGATCGTCGACACCTACGTCATCTTCTTCGCCTGTCTCGTGATCCCCGGCGGAGCGGCGGGCGACCGCTTCGGCCGCAAGGGTGTCCTGCTCGCCGGCCTGGCGCTGTTCGCCCTCGGTGCGCTGCTGTCCGCGCTCGCGCCCACCGTGCCTTTCCTGCTGGCGGGCCGGGCGATCACGGGGATCGGGGCCGCCGCGGTGCTGCCCAACACCCTCGCCGTCCTGCTGCACGCCGTCCCCGCCGAACGCAAGGGCGTGACCATCGCGACCTGGGCCTCGATGACCGGGATCGGCGGTGTCCTGGGGAACGTCGGTGGCGGAGCGGTGCTGACAGGAGGATCGTGGCGATGGCTGTTCGCGGCCGCCGTCCCGCTCTCCCTGGTGCTCCTCGCGCTGGCCGCCCGGATCGCGCCGGTGTCCCCGCGGCACGACCGGCCGCTCAGTCCGCTCGGCGCCGTCCTGCTCGTCGGCGCGTCGGTCGCGTTACTGCTCGGCATTGTCGAGGGACCTGAAGCGGGTTGGGGTAGCCCGATCGTTCTGTCCGGGTTCGCCGGTGCGGTCGCGCTCTTCGCCCTGTGGACGTTCGTGGAACTGAAGGCCGAGCACCCCCTGCTCGATCCCCGGTTGTTCCGCGTGCCCGCGCTGCGCAGTGCCTGCCTCGGCATGACCGCGATCTTCTTCGGGATGTTCGCGCTGTTCTACGTCAACGCGTCCTTCCTCCAGTACGGCAAGGGATTCAGTGTGCTGCTGACCGGGCTCGGGATCATCCCGCTGACCGTCCCGGTCATCCTCGGCGCGCGGCACGTCGGCAAACTCGTCCGGCGCGCCGGCGTCGACGCCACTGTCGCCATCGCCTTCGTCTTCTGCGGCTGCGGCCTCGTCGGCCTGTCCACAAGTGACTCTTCGACTCCGTACCCGGTCTACGCGGCCTGGCTCGTGGTGACCGGGATCGGTGTCACGCTGGCCCTTCCGACGCTTTCCGCCGCGATCTCCGGTTCGCTGCCTCCCGCCCAGGCCGGTGTCGGTGCCGGGCTGCAGGCCACCACCCGGGAATTCGGCAGCGCGCTCGGTGTCGCGGTCATCGGCACCATCCTCACCGGACGGTTCGTCGCCGCGCTGCCGTCCGATGTCCGCGCGGACCGCGATCCGCACACCGTGGCGCAGGCGCTGGCAACCGTCCCCGGCCGCTCTCCCGAAGTGATCTCCGCGTTCGTCACCGGCGCGAGCACGGCCCTCCGGGTGATCGGCGTCAGCGTGCTCGTCCTCGGGGCGCTCGTCGTCCTGCAATCAAGGCTTTCCCGTAACCCCCAGT